Proteins encoded together in one Psychrobacter sanguinis window:
- a CDS encoding NUDIX hydrolase, translating into MAYCLQCGHQAEHKIPEGDHKPRLVCPNCHYIHYENPKVICGAIVIHEGKVLLCRRAIEPRYGYWTLPAGFMEIGETMAEGAARETVEEADAVAIHPHLYCLYDIPDIGQIYILYLTELQDGKYNVGPESLECALFEEQDIPWEEIAFEAVKRTLKHYFNDRKTITDHAKFPIHEESISKDKSIKRY; encoded by the coding sequence ATGGCGTACTGTTTACAATGCGGTCACCAAGCGGAACATAAGATTCCAGAGGGGGATCATAAACCTCGTTTGGTTTGCCCCAATTGTCATTATATTCATTATGAAAACCCTAAAGTTATTTGCGGTGCCATTGTCATTCATGAAGGCAAAGTACTGCTTTGCCGCCGTGCTATCGAACCTAGATACGGTTATTGGACCTTACCTGCCGGCTTTATGGAAATCGGTGAGACTATGGCAGAAGGCGCCGCCCGTGAAACAGTAGAAGAAGCAGATGCGGTGGCTATTCATCCTCACCTTTATTGCTTATATGACATCCCTGACATTGGTCAAATTTATATTCTCTACCTCACTGAGCTACAGGATGGTAAATATAATGTTGGTCCAGAAAGCTTAGAGTGTGCTTTATTTGAAGAACAAGATATCCCTTGGGAAGAGATTGCATTCGAGGCAGTTAAACGCACCTTAAAGCACTACTTTAATGACCGTAAAACCATCACAGACCATGCTAAGTTTCCGATTCATGAAGAGAGTATCTCTAAAGATAAGAGTATCAAACGCTATTAG